CAAAAGAAAGACTTCAGCTGGTTTTGATTCATGACAGAAATGACATTTCGCCGGAGATACTTAACTCTCTTAGGATAGAAATGATAGCTACAATAAAAAAATATCTTGAGATAGATGAGAACGGTATAGAGATAGAGTTAGACAAGGCAGACAGATCTGTGGCTCTTGTGGCAAATATACCGCTTAAAACAATGAACAGAAAAATAAGAGGACGGGTGAAGCGTGACTGACAAGATTAACACAGTGAGATGGAGTGATATCCGTGCTTATCTCGATAAGACAATGTTGATATCGACATTGCTCCTGTTTATTCTTGGTGTCATGGCAATTTATAGTGCCGGTCGTTCCGGTTCAAATGGCTTTACTCTTTCTTCTTATGCAGTTAGACAGTTCATATGGGGAATAGCCAGTGCTGTTACGTATATTGCAGTATTAAAGATAGGATATAAAAATTTTTTAAGAGCAGCACTGCCACTTTTTGTGCTGACAGTTATTTTACTTTTTATGGTGCTCTTTGTGGGATACGTGTCAAAAGGTGCTCAAAGCTGGATTCGTTTAGGCGCTTTAAGATTTCAGCCTTCAGAGTTGGGAAAAGTTGTATTTGCTCTTGCATTGGCAAAAATTGCCACAAGATTTCCTCCTGTTGACCTAAAGAATATGCTTCCCATTTTCGGGATAGCATTTCTTATTACCATTCCCATTTTGTTGCAGCCAGACTTAGGAAGTAGCCTTGTATATTTAGCAATGTTATTTACAGCTCTTATTGTCTCAGGTGCTCCGCTAAAATTTCTTTTTGGAGTTTTATTAACAGGCTTAGCCTCTTTGCCCATCGGATGGCTGTTTTTAAAACCTTACCAACGTATGAGACTTCTCATATTTTTGGATCCCATGGTAGATCCCCAAGGTGCAGG
The sequence above is drawn from the Synergistaceae bacterium genome and encodes:
- the minE gene encoding cell division topological specificity factor MinE, with protein sequence MLDFVARLFKAERSKNVAKERLQLVLIHDRNDISPEILNSLRIEMIATIKKYLEIDENGIEIELDKADRSVALVANIPLKTMNRKIRGRVKRD
- the rodA gene encoding rod shape-determining protein RodA; translated protein: MLISTLLLFILGVMAIYSAGRSGSNGFTLSSYAVRQFIWGIASAVTYIAVLKIGYKNFLRAALPLFVLTVILLFMVLFVGYVSKGAQSWIRLGALRFQPSELGKVVFALALAKIATRFPPVDLKNMLPIFGIAFLITIPILLQPDLGSSLVYLAMLFTALIVSGAPLKFLFGVLLTGLASLPIGWLFLKPYQRMRLLIFLDPMVDPQGAGYNVIQSKIAVGSGGLFGKGFLQGTQGKLHFLPEPHTDFIFSVFSEEFGFVGSAMVLFLFFLLLSRLLSVAQYTKDLRAKLLVTTIATWFWFQVTESIAMSMGLAPITGIPLPLFSYGGSSLIAVAIALALVQSVAIVSKEDRF